One Vibrio penaeicida DNA segment encodes these proteins:
- the murA gene encoding UDP-N-acetylglucosamine 1-carboxyvinyltransferase translates to MEKFRVKRSGPLTGEVSISGAKNAALPILFASILAEEPVEVTNVPKLRDIDTTMELLKRLGAQVERNGSVHVDGRSIDQYCAPYDLVKTMRASIWALGPLVARFGQGQVSLPGGCAIGARPVDLHIYGLEQLGATITLEEGYVKAEVDGRLKGAHVVMDKVSVGATITVMCAATLAEGKTVLDNAAREPEIVDTAAFLNTLGAKISGAGTDTITIEGVERLGGGKHSVVADRIETGTFLVAAAVSGGKILCKNTSASLLEAALAKLEEAGALVETGEDWISLDMTGRDLKAVSIRTAPHPGFPTDMQAQFTLLNMMAKGSGVITETIFENRFMHVPELMRMGAKAEIEGNTVICGDTDGLSGAQVMATDLRASASLVIAGCIAEGETVVDRIYHIDRGYEKIESKLSALGANIERFRESS, encoded by the coding sequence ATGGAAAAGTTTCGAGTTAAACGTTCGGGTCCTCTAACTGGTGAGGTCTCAATCTCTGGTGCTAAAAACGCCGCCCTACCGATTTTATTTGCTTCCATTCTCGCAGAAGAACCTGTTGAAGTAACCAATGTACCTAAGTTGCGTGACATTGATACGACAATGGAGTTACTGAAGCGTTTAGGCGCTCAAGTAGAGCGTAATGGTTCTGTGCATGTAGATGGTCGCTCTATTGATCAATACTGCGCGCCATATGATTTAGTAAAAACCATGCGCGCTTCCATTTGGGCATTAGGCCCTCTGGTCGCTCGATTTGGTCAAGGTCAGGTTTCGCTACCAGGCGGTTGCGCGATCGGCGCACGCCCTGTTGATCTCCATATTTATGGTCTTGAACAACTTGGGGCCACTATTACCCTTGAAGAAGGGTATGTGAAAGCTGAAGTCGATGGACGCCTTAAAGGTGCTCACGTCGTGATGGATAAAGTCAGTGTCGGCGCAACTATTACTGTAATGTGTGCAGCCACTCTTGCAGAAGGTAAAACGGTTTTAGATAACGCAGCTCGTGAACCTGAAATTGTTGATACTGCAGCGTTCCTAAACACATTGGGAGCTAAAATCTCAGGAGCTGGTACAGACACCATTACCATCGAAGGTGTTGAACGCTTGGGTGGTGGTAAACACTCCGTGGTAGCTGACCGCATCGAGACGGGTACTTTCCTTGTCGCTGCGGCAGTGTCTGGCGGTAAGATCCTATGTAAGAACACCAGCGCGTCATTACTTGAAGCTGCTCTTGCAAAGCTGGAAGAAGCCGGTGCTTTAGTGGAAACAGGTGAAGATTGGATCAGCTTAGATATGACTGGTCGCGATCTGAAAGCGGTATCCATTCGCACAGCGCCTCACCCTGGCTTCCCTACCGATATGCAGGCTCAATTTACGCTGTTGAACATGATGGCAAAAGGAAGTGGGGTCATTACTGAAACCATTTTTGAAAATCGGTTTATGCACGTTCCAGAGCTAATGCGAATGGGAGCAAAAGCTGAGATCGAAGGCAATACAGTTATTTGTGGCGATACCGATGGATTGAGTGGCGCTCAAGTTATGGCAACCGATCTGCGAGCTTCTGCAAGCCTAGTGATTGCCGGATGTATTGCCGAGGGCGAAACCGTTGTTGATCGCATCTATCACATCGATCGTGGCTACGAAAAAATCGAAAGCAAATTGTCTGCACTTGGTGCTAACATTGAGCGATTCAGAGAGTCTAGTTAA
- the mlaC gene encoding phospholipid-binding protein MlaC, with product MKWFKKWTLAATLGALSLVSIVQTSAAQTIDATKPYDMMRQVADKTFSRLKNEQSQIKSNPDTLKVVVEEELMPFVNNRYAALKLLGPNLKKSKKEDVKVFVEAFRAYLVTSYAQVLTQYTDQSIEFAPARPLDPKSRIISIRVEIIDNPNPNIKLDFKLRKDKKSGEWAAFDMVAEGVSLLSSKQSEWNSKIRRDGLLEVSKDLQELAARPIQFKDTK from the coding sequence ATGAAATGGTTTAAAAAATGGACATTAGCAGCAACGCTAGGCGCTCTTTCGCTTGTCAGCATTGTACAAACTAGCGCGGCACAAACTATTGATGCCACCAAACCGTACGACATGATGCGACAAGTCGCCGACAAGACGTTCTCTCGCCTAAAAAACGAGCAAAGCCAGATCAAATCCAACCCAGACACACTAAAAGTTGTGGTTGAAGAGGAGCTGATGCCCTTTGTAAACAATCGCTACGCTGCGTTGAAACTGCTTGGACCGAACTTAAAAAAATCGAAAAAAGAAGACGTTAAAGTTTTTGTTGAAGCTTTTCGCGCTTACCTTGTGACGTCTTACGCTCAAGTTTTGACTCAGTACACTGATCAATCAATAGAATTCGCCCCAGCAAGACCACTCGATCCTAAAAGCCGTATTATCTCTATTCGAGTAGAAATCATCGACAACCCAAACCCAAACATTAAACTCGACTTTAAATTGAGAAAAGATAAAAAAAGCGGCGAATGGGCTGCATTTGATATGGTGGCTGAAGGGGTAAGCCTGCTCTCAAGTAAGCAGTCAGAATGGAACAGCAAAATTAGAAGAGATGGACTCTTAGAGGTCAGCAAAGATTTGCAAGAATTGGCAGCGAGACCAATTCAATTCAAGGACACAAAATAA
- a CDS encoding STAS domain-containing protein, with the protein MSHPQWQQVAPTQCQLSGNLDRESVPNLWQFLKKRKTDTTQLNIDMREVKRVDSAGMVMLIHLIEHAKKQNCHIMLSFVPDQLRTLCQLSNVEAMLFPETETAQKSQIESSGERNHIEV; encoded by the coding sequence ATGAGTCATCCCCAGTGGCAGCAAGTCGCCCCGACTCAGTGCCAACTTTCCGGGAACTTGGATCGTGAAAGTGTCCCCAATTTATGGCAATTTTTGAAGAAACGAAAAACTGACACGACTCAGCTAAATATTGACATGCGCGAAGTGAAACGCGTCGATTCCGCTGGTATGGTGATGCTGATTCACTTAATAGAGCATGCAAAAAAGCAAAACTGTCATATAATGCTCAGTTTCGTGCCTGACCAGCTGCGCACTTTGTGTCAACTGAGTAATGTCGAAGCAATGCTATTCCCCGAAACTGAAACCGCACAAAAGTCTCAGATTGAATCATCGGGTGAACGCAATCACATTGAAGTTTAA
- a CDS encoding 1-acylglycerol-3-phosphate O-acyltransferase codes for MIALLRLIAVAIFAVLMFVFGCGYCLLSPRNPKHVFTFGRYFGRMSRVFGIKLDLRIPEDAYKRGQHIYIANHQNNWDIFTVSSAVTPNVVTVGKKSLAYMPLFGQLYWITGNILIDRANRSKAMGTIEQVVEKIKGRDISVWMFPEGTRSRGRGLLPFKTGAFHAAVGAQVPIIPIVCSTTEGKFKLNRWNNGHVIVEMLPPVSIDGYGKENVRELANLCREQMKQKLEELDAEVEQLNTQK; via the coding sequence ATGATCGCTTTATTGCGTCTCATTGCGGTGGCAATCTTCGCCGTCTTAATGTTTGTATTTGGGTGTGGCTATTGCCTATTGAGCCCAAGAAACCCTAAACACGTCTTTACCTTTGGCCGTTACTTCGGGCGTATGTCCAGAGTATTCGGCATTAAATTGGATCTTAGGATCCCGGAAGATGCGTATAAGCGTGGTCAGCATATTTACATTGCCAATCACCAAAATAACTGGGATATCTTTACTGTCTCATCTGCAGTGACACCAAATGTGGTAACGGTTGGAAAGAAAAGCCTTGCCTACATGCCACTGTTTGGTCAACTTTACTGGATCACCGGCAATATCCTTATTGATCGCGCCAATCGCAGTAAAGCCATGGGTACGATTGAACAAGTCGTTGAAAAAATCAAAGGTCGTGACATTTCAGTATGGATGTTCCCTGAAGGTACTCGCTCTCGTGGCAGAGGCTTACTTCCATTCAAAACAGGCGCTTTTCATGCCGCGGTTGGGGCTCAAGTACCAATCATTCCAATTGTATGCAGTACTACAGAAGGTAAGTTTAAGCTTAATCGCTGGAACAATGGCCATGTCATTGTTGAAATGCTTCCACCAGTCAGTATTGACGGTTATGGCAAAGAGAATGTCCGTGAGTTGGCTAATCTATGCCGTGAACAAATGAAGCAAAAACTTGAAGAGTTAGACGCAGAAGTCGAGCAACTAAATACTCAAAAATAA
- a CDS encoding DNA polymerase III subunit chi — protein MATATFYLIKKNSPQSEELGFHTYVVFLAHHFAKLGAKVYVNAENKKSAEAVAELFFQAKPETFVAHNLVGEGPKSGTGIEIGYSNVKPAWNRQLVINMANDKTTFAPTFGQVVDFVPCEEKAKQQARERYKIYRQAGYQLETIEIQNP, from the coding sequence ATGGCAACAGCAACATTTTATTTGATCAAAAAAAATAGCCCTCAGTCTGAAGAATTGGGGTTTCACACGTATGTTGTATTTCTTGCTCATCATTTTGCCAAGCTGGGTGCGAAAGTGTACGTCAATGCAGAAAACAAAAAGAGTGCAGAAGCGGTTGCAGAACTGTTTTTTCAGGCGAAACCTGAAACGTTTGTTGCGCATAACTTGGTGGGTGAGGGACCCAAATCAGGGACGGGGATCGAAATTGGTTACTCAAATGTGAAGCCTGCGTGGAACCGACAGCTCGTTATAAATATGGCGAATGACAAGACAACTTTTGCTCCAACCTTTGGTCAAGTGGTAGACTTCGTTCCCTGCGAAGAAAAAGCTAAGCAACAAGCTCGAGAAAGGTATAAAATTTACCGTCAAGCTGGGTATCAGCTGGAAACTATCGAGATTCAAAACCCTTAG
- the mlaD gene encoding outer membrane lipid asymmetry maintenance protein MlaD: protein MQQTRKLELLVGSFVIASVIAILVMILKVADVKSFGSGETYQLKAQFDNIGSLKLRSPVKIGGVVVGRVSDITLDIESYLPVITLTIDKQYGEFPETSSAQILTSGLIGEQYIGLIPGFVDEDIDMLQDGDYIEDTKSALVLEDLIGQVLYRVGGDSESSEEP, encoded by the coding sequence ATGCAACAAACTCGTAAACTGGAATTATTAGTAGGAAGCTTTGTCATCGCGAGTGTGATTGCCATTCTTGTTATGATTCTAAAAGTCGCCGATGTAAAAAGTTTTGGTTCAGGGGAAACCTATCAGCTGAAAGCCCAGTTCGATAACATCGGCAGTTTAAAACTCCGCTCCCCCGTGAAAATTGGTGGTGTTGTTGTTGGGCGTGTTTCGGACATCACTTTGGACATTGAAAGCTACTTGCCCGTTATTACGCTCACTATTGATAAGCAATATGGTGAATTCCCAGAAACATCTAGCGCACAAATCCTCACTTCAGGATTAATTGGTGAGCAATATATCGGGTTGATACCCGGTTTTGTTGATGAAGACATCGACATGTTGCAGGATGGCGACTATATAGAGGATACGAAGTCAGCACTAGTACTCGAAGATCTCATTGGACAGGTCTTGTATCGCGTCGGTGGTGACTCAGAGAGTTCGGAGGAACCGTAA
- the pepA gene encoding leucyl aminopeptidase translates to MEFSVKSGSPEKQRSACIVVGVFEPRRLSPVAEQLDKISDGYISSLLRRGDLEGKPGQMLLLHQVPGVLSERVLLVGCGKERELGERQYKEIIQKTISTLNETGSMEAVCFLTELHVKGRDTYWKVRQAVESTKDGLYTFDQFKSTKPETRRPLRKLVFNVPTRRELNLGEKAISHGLAVASGVKASKDLGNMPPNVANPAYLASQARRLADEHETVTTKIIGEEEMEKLGMTSYLAVGRGSHNESLMSIMEYKGAPDPDTKPIVLVGKGLTFDSGGISLKPGAGMDEMKYDMCGAASVFGTMKALAKLNLPINVVGILAGCENMPGSNAYRPGDILTTMSGQTVEVLNTDAEGRLVLCDALTYVERFEPECVVDVATLTGACVVALGHHISGVISNHNPLSHELINASEQAGDRAWRLPMGEEYQEQIASPFADMANIGGKSAGTITAGCFLSRFTKKYNWAHLDIAGTAWRSGGKDKGSTGRPVSMLVQFLLNRSGQDTEE, encoded by the coding sequence ATGGAGTTCAGTGTAAAAAGTGGCAGCCCTGAGAAACAGCGCAGCGCATGTATCGTTGTTGGTGTTTTTGAGCCTCGCCGTCTTTCTCCAGTAGCGGAGCAGCTCGATAAAATTAGTGATGGCTACATCAGTTCACTATTACGACGCGGTGACTTGGAAGGAAAACCAGGGCAGATGCTACTTTTGCATCAAGTACCTGGTGTTTTGTCTGAGCGCGTTCTACTCGTAGGCTGTGGTAAAGAGCGTGAGCTTGGTGAGCGCCAATACAAAGAAATTATTCAGAAAACCATCAGCACACTTAATGAGACAGGCTCAATGGAGGCAGTTTGCTTCCTAACAGAATTGCACGTTAAAGGTCGAGATACTTACTGGAAAGTTCGTCAAGCTGTTGAGTCAACGAAAGACGGCTTGTACACGTTTGATCAATTCAAAAGCACGAAGCCAGAAACTCGTCGTCCTTTGCGCAAGCTTGTATTCAACGTACCAACTCGTCGTGAGCTGAATTTAGGCGAGAAAGCGATCAGCCACGGTTTAGCCGTAGCATCAGGCGTGAAAGCGTCGAAAGATCTGGGCAACATGCCGCCAAACGTAGCGAATCCTGCGTATCTTGCATCTCAAGCTCGCCGTTTAGCTGATGAGCACGAAACGGTAACGACCAAGATCATTGGTGAAGAAGAGATGGAAAAGCTGGGTATGACTTCTTACCTAGCTGTTGGTCGTGGTTCTCACAACGAGTCTCTTATGTCCATTATGGAATACAAAGGTGCACCAGATCCTGACACCAAGCCAATTGTATTGGTCGGTAAGGGGCTGACGTTTGATTCAGGTGGTATTTCATTGAAGCCGGGTGCAGGCATGGATGAAATGAAGTACGACATGTGTGGTGCTGCATCTGTATTCGGTACGATGAAGGCTCTCGCAAAGTTAAACCTTCCAATTAATGTTGTTGGTATCCTAGCTGGTTGTGAAAACATGCCTGGTAGCAATGCTTACCGTCCTGGCGACATCTTAACGACGATGTCAGGTCAAACGGTTGAAGTATTGAACACCGATGCGGAAGGGCGTTTGGTTCTTTGTGATGCACTAACGTATGTAGAACGTTTTGAACCAGAATGTGTGGTTGACGTAGCGACGTTGACGGGCGCATGTGTTGTCGCATTGGGTCATCACATTAGCGGCGTAATTTCGAACCATAACCCACTTTCTCATGAATTGATTAATGCTTCTGAGCAAGCTGGTGATCGCGCATGGCGTTTGCCTATGGGGGAAGAGTACCAAGAACAAATTGCTAGCCCGTTTGCTGATATGGCAAATATTGGTGGCAAATCAGCCGGTACGATTACTGCGGGTTGTTTCTTGTCTCGCTTCACTAAGAAATACAACTGGGCGCACCTTGATATAGCAGGCACGGCTTGGCGATCTGGCGGTAAAGACAAAGGCTCGACTGGTCGTCCCGTCTCAATGCTGGTCCAATTCCTTCTGAACCGAAGCGGCCAGGATACTGAAGAGTAA
- the lptF gene encoding LPS export ABC transporter permease LptF — protein sequence MIIVRYLIRETIKTQFAVFLVLFLIFLSQEFIRVLSNASDGDVPARLILTLVGLNMPTMGMLMLPLSLYLGILLTFGRLYAESEITVMNATGIGNKFLIQAALSLAVITGALAAFNSLWLSSWSQQQITQIFSEIESDNSIDLLQKGQFQASPDGSAVVFVDDIENKELKNVFIAQLIPRDSIRPSVMFADTGKMQELSDGRQVLTLYDGKRYEGIPTRLDYMITDYKEYEALIGQRAAAQRSLSLMATPTLDLINSDDKRSQAELQWRISLIVCIPLLTMIVIPLSAVNPRQGRFAKMAPAVLIYLTYFLLLSSGKSAIEEGSLPASIGLWSINGVTLLLGILLNSMDSTFVRQLKENFRRKVA from the coding sequence GTGATTATTGTTAGATATTTGATCCGCGAGACAATCAAGACTCAATTTGCGGTATTTTTAGTCCTGTTTTTGATCTTTCTTAGCCAAGAATTCATTCGAGTACTGTCTAACGCCTCTGATGGCGATGTGCCCGCTCGTTTGATCTTAACGCTAGTCGGTTTAAACATGCCCACAATGGGAATGTTAATGCTGCCGTTAAGTTTATATCTTGGGATCTTACTGACTTTCGGGCGGCTGTACGCTGAAAGTGAGATTACCGTAATGAACGCGACCGGAATCGGGAATAAATTCTTGATTCAAGCGGCACTTAGCTTAGCGGTAATCACAGGAGCTTTAGCGGCATTTAACTCTTTGTGGTTATCCTCTTGGAGCCAACAACAAATCACCCAAATATTCTCGGAAATCGAATCGGATAACAGTATCGACCTGCTGCAAAAAGGGCAATTTCAAGCCTCTCCTGATGGTTCTGCCGTCGTCTTTGTCGATGATATTGAAAATAAAGAGTTAAAAAACGTCTTTATTGCTCAGTTAATACCGAGAGATTCTATTCGCCCAAGTGTCATGTTTGCAGACACAGGGAAGATGCAAGAGCTATCTGATGGTCGCCAAGTTCTTACTCTTTATGATGGTAAAAGATACGAAGGTATTCCGACTCGTCTCGATTACATGATAACCGATTACAAAGAGTATGAAGCCTTGATAGGACAAAGAGCGGCTGCGCAACGTTCATTAAGCTTAATGGCCACGCCAACGCTTGATCTTATCAACTCAGACGACAAGCGATCTCAAGCCGAGCTTCAATGGCGAATTTCTCTTATCGTTTGTATTCCCCTGCTTACGATGATTGTTATTCCGCTTTCCGCGGTAAACCCTCGCCAAGGTCGTTTTGCGAAAATGGCACCGGCGGTACTCATTTACCTTACCTACTTCCTGCTACTGAGTTCCGGAAAATCAGCCATTGAAGAGGGCAGTTTACCGGCGTCAATTGGGCTGTGGTCAATCAATGGTGTAACGCTTCTTTTGGGTATATTACTCAATAGTATGGACAGTACTTTCGTGCGGCAGTTAAAAGAAAATTTCAGAAGAAAGGTGGCGTAA
- the mlaE gene encoding lipid asymmetry maintenance ABC transporter permease subunit MlaE gives MNTLLNVITSVGHSTLSICRAWGRATLMLFGALVAKPQPIKHFPLLVKQLYSVGVQSMVIIVLSGLFIGMVISLQGYVVLVDFGAEGALGQMVALSLLRELGPVVTALLFAGRAGSALTAEIGLMKATEQLSSMEMMAVDPLRRVIAPRFWAGVISMPLLAMIFMAVGIWGGQLVGVDWKGIDHGSFWASMQSSVELGQDIGNSLIKSTVFALTVTWIALFNGYDAIPTSEGISRATTKTVVHSSLAVLGLDFVLTALMFGN, from the coding sequence ATGAACACCTTGCTGAATGTTATAACAAGTGTTGGACACAGCACGCTGTCAATTTGTCGAGCTTGGGGACGGGCGACACTCATGCTTTTTGGTGCACTGGTTGCCAAACCTCAGCCAATCAAACACTTTCCGTTGCTGGTAAAACAACTTTACAGTGTAGGTGTCCAGTCAATGGTCATCATCGTGCTATCTGGGTTGTTCATCGGCATGGTCATTAGCCTGCAAGGGTATGTCGTTTTAGTCGATTTCGGTGCAGAAGGCGCATTAGGTCAGATGGTGGCTCTTTCGCTTTTGCGAGAATTAGGTCCAGTGGTGACTGCGCTGTTATTTGCTGGGCGAGCGGGCTCTGCTTTAACAGCTGAAATCGGTTTAATGAAAGCCACCGAGCAGTTATCCAGTATGGAAATGATGGCCGTTGACCCACTTAGAAGAGTCATTGCTCCTCGTTTTTGGGCTGGCGTCATTTCAATGCCACTTCTTGCAATGATTTTTATGGCTGTTGGTATCTGGGGCGGTCAACTTGTCGGTGTTGACTGGAAAGGCATCGATCACGGAAGCTTTTGGGCTTCGATGCAGTCCTCTGTGGAACTAGGACAAGATATTGGTAACAGTTTAATTAAAAGTACCGTCTTTGCTTTAACAGTTACATGGATAGCACTTTTTAACGGATACGATGCGATTCCAACATCTGAAGGGATCAGTCGTGCTACAACTAAAACAGTGGTGCACTCATCACTGGCTGTTCTGGGCCTCGATTTCGTCCTTACAGCACTTATGTTTGGGAACTAA
- the ibaG gene encoding BolA family iron metabolism protein IbaG, translated as MDSVEVKNILDQALNLEELHVKGEGSHYEVIAVDPSFDGMNRVKKQQLIYAPLMEYIQRNDIHAVSIKAYTPEEWERDKKLMSL; from the coding sequence GTGGACAGCGTTGAAGTAAAAAACATTTTAGATCAAGCTCTTAATCTAGAAGAGTTACACGTAAAAGGGGAAGGCAGCCACTACGAAGTGATTGCTGTAGACCCAAGTTTTGATGGAATGAACCGTGTAAAAAAACAGCAGCTCATCTACGCTCCGCTGATGGAATACATTCAAAGAAACGATATTCATGCAGTTTCGATTAAGGCTTACACGCCGGAAGAATGGGAACGCGATAAGAAACTGATGTCTCTTTAA
- a CDS encoding valine--tRNA ligase, whose amino-acid sequence MEKTYNPTSIEQALYQAWEEKGYFKPHGDTTKDSYSIMIPPPNVTGSLHMGHAFQDTIMDTLIRAERMKGKNTLWQVGTDHAGIATQMVVERKIAAEEGKTKHDYGRDAFIDKIWEWKNESGGTITQQLRRLGASVDWDRERFTMDDGLSAATQEVFVRLYEEDLIYRGKRLVNWDPKLHTAISDLEVENKDKKGFMWHFRYPLANGAKTADGKDYIVVATTRPETMLGDTGVAVNPEDPRYKDLIGKEILLPVVNRLIPIVGDEHADMEKGTGCVKITPAHDFNDYEVGKRNNLPMINILTFNADIRDAAEVFTTNGEESDVYSTEIPAKYQGMERFAARKAIVAEFEELGLLDEIKDHDLTVPYGDRGGVVIEPMLTDQWYVRTAPLAEPAVKAVEDGQIQFVPKQYENMYFAWMRDVQDWCISRQLWWGHRIPAWYDNDGKVYVGRTEEEVREKNNLAPVVVLKQDDDVLDTWFSSALWTFGTQGWPEDTEALKTFHPSEVLVSGFDIIFFWVARMIMMTMHFVKDEDGKPQVPFKTVYMTGLIRDENGDKMSKSKGNVLDPIDMIDGIDLESLVEKRCGNMMQPKLAAKIEKNTRKTFENGIEPYGTDALRFTLAAMASTGRDINWDMKRLEGYRNFCNKLWNASRYVLMNTEEHDCGMSLSVEDRVNMEFSLADKWIESQFEVAAKEFNAHLDNYRLDMAANTLYEFIWNQFCDWYLELTKPVLWKGTEAQQQATRYTLITVLEKTLRLAHPVLPYITESIWQSVKPLVEGVEGETIMTQALPQFNEDNFNAEIVEDIEWVKTFITAIRNLRAEYDIAPSKGLDVMIKVASEKDAARIEANKVVLNSLAKLDSLTVLADGAETPACATKLVGKSELMIPMAGLIDKDAELARLDKEVKKTHGEIKRIEGKLSNEGFVAKAPEAVIAKEREKLEGYQDTLVKLEEQKATIAAL is encoded by the coding sequence ATGGAAAAGACATATAACCCAACATCTATTGAACAAGCTTTGTATCAAGCTTGGGAAGAGAAAGGCTACTTTAAGCCACACGGTGACACGACCAAAGACTCATACAGCATTATGATCCCACCGCCGAATGTCACGGGTAGCCTGCATATGGGCCACGCATTCCAAGATACCATCATGGATACTTTGATTCGTGCAGAGCGTATGAAGGGGAAAAACACCCTTTGGCAGGTTGGTACTGACCACGCGGGTATCGCAACTCAGATGGTTGTAGAGCGTAAGATCGCCGCTGAAGAAGGCAAAACAAAACACGACTACGGACGTGATGCTTTCATCGACAAAATCTGGGAATGGAAAAATGAATCGGGTGGCACGATCACTCAGCAACTTCGTCGCCTTGGTGCATCTGTAGATTGGGATCGTGAACGCTTCACAATGGATGACGGCTTGTCTGCTGCAACTCAAGAAGTGTTTGTTCGTCTATACGAAGAGGACTTAATCTACCGTGGCAAGCGTCTAGTAAACTGGGACCCTAAATTGCACACTGCAATTTCTGATCTTGAAGTTGAAAATAAAGACAAAAAAGGCTTTATGTGGCACTTCCGTTACCCGCTGGCGAACGGTGCTAAAACTGCTGACGGCAAAGACTATATTGTCGTTGCGACTACTCGTCCAGAAACCATGCTTGGCGATACCGGTGTTGCGGTTAACCCAGAAGATCCACGCTACAAAGATCTTATCGGCAAAGAAATCCTGCTTCCTGTTGTTAATCGTCTTATCCCTATCGTAGGTGATGAACACGCTGACATGGAAAAAGGCACAGGTTGTGTGAAAATTACGCCTGCTCACGATTTTAACGATTACGAAGTGGGTAAGCGAAACAACCTGCCAATGATCAACATCCTAACGTTCAACGCTGATATCCGTGATGCTGCTGAAGTGTTCACTACTAACGGCGAAGAAAGCGATGTGTACTCGACAGAAATCCCAGCTAAGTACCAAGGCATGGAGCGTTTTGCTGCTCGTAAAGCTATTGTTGCTGAATTCGAAGAACTTGGTCTTCTAGATGAAATCAAAGATCACGACCTAACGGTCCCTTACGGTGACCGTGGTGGCGTAGTTATCGAACCAATGTTAACCGACCAGTGGTATGTACGTACTGCCCCTCTTGCGGAACCAGCAGTAAAAGCGGTTGAAGATGGTCAGATTCAATTCGTGCCTAAGCAATACGAAAACATGTACTTCGCGTGGATGCGTGACGTACAAGATTGGTGTATCTCTCGTCAACTTTGGTGGGGACATCGCATCCCAGCATGGTACGACAACGATGGTAAAGTTTACGTAGGTCGCACTGAAGAAGAAGTTCGTGAAAAGAACAACCTAGCGCCTGTGGTTGTGCTTAAGCAAGATGACGACGTACTCGATACATGGTTCTCTTCTGCACTTTGGACGTTCGGTACACAAGGTTGGCCGGAAGATACTGAGGCTTTGAAAACGTTCCACCCATCTGAAGTATTGGTATCTGGTTTCGATATCATCTTCTTCTGGGTTGCTCGTATGATCATGATGACCATGCACTTCGTGAAAGACGAAGATGGCAAACCGCAGGTACCGTTCAAAACGGTTTACATGACGGGTCTTATCCGTGATGAGAACGGCGATAAGATGTCTAAGTCGAAAGGTAATGTACTTGATCCTATCGATATGATTGACGGCATCGACTTAGAGTCTTTGGTTGAGAAACGTTGTGGCAACATGATGCAGCCAAAACTAGCCGCTAAGATCGAAAAGAACACACGTAAAACATTCGAAAACGGTATCGAACCATACGGCACCGATGCTCTGCGTTTCACTCTTGCTGCTATGGCTTCAACAGGTCGTGACATCAACTGGGATATGAAGCGTCTAGAAGGTTACCGCAACTTCTGTAACAAGCTATGGAACGCAAGCCGTTACGTACTGATGAACACAGAAGAGCACGACTGTGGCATGTCACTGTCTGTTGAAGATCGTGTAAACATGGAATTCTCTCTAGCAGACAAGTGGATTGAATCTCAGTTTGAAGTGGCTGCGAAAGAGTTTAATGCTCATTTAGACAACTATCGTCTAGACATGGCTGCTAACACGCTTTACGAATTCATCTGGAACCAATTCTGTGACTGGTACTTAGAGCTAACTAAGCCTGTGCTTTGGAAAGGGACTGAAGCTCAACAACAAGCAACTCGTTACACGCTGATCACCGTTCTAGAGAAGACGTTACGTCTTGCTCACCCAGTGCTTCCTTACATCACAGAATCTATCTGGCAGAGCGTTAAGCCGCTAGTAGAGGGTGTTGAGGGCGAGACAATCATGACTCAAGCGCTTCCTCAGTTTAACGAAGATAATTTCAATGCAGAGATCGTCGAAGATATTGAGTGGGTGAAGACGTTTATCACCGCTATTCGTAACCTACGTGCGGAATACGACATTGCACCTAGCAAAGGTCTAGACGTAATGATCAAAGTTGCAAGCGAGAAAGACGCTGCGCGTATTGAAGCCAACAAGGTGGTTCTGAACTCTCTTGCCAAGCTAGATAGTTTGACTGTACTTGCAGACGGCGCTGAGACTCCAGCGTGTGCGACTAAACTGGTTGGCAAGTCTGAATTGATGATCCCAATGGCAGGTCTTATCGACAAAGATGCAGAACTTGCTCGTCTTGATAAAGAAGTAAAGAAAACACACGGCGAAATCAAGCGCATCGAAGGCAAGCTGAGTAACGAAGGCTTTGTTGCTAAGGCGCCAGAAGCTGTAATCGCTAAAGAGCGTGAAAAACTTGAAGGCTACCAAGACACTTTGGTGAAGCTTGAAGAGCAAAAAGCAACGATTGCTGCACTTTAA